GGACAGGCAAAAATCGACAATATACAGGCCGATCTTTCGCGCTTGCAGCGTAAAAAAAGAAAAGATCCCGTAAATCGCCAAAATGGTGCCAAAGGTAACCAGGAAAGCCCCTTGGGTAAAAACGAGCCCGTTCAACAGATGAACCATAATAAACTTTAAAAATATGCAAACGGCTAATAGGATGGACAACCATTCGGGAGGAAAGTGGATTTGCTGCAAGGCCGTTTCAATTTTCCCCTTCATACGTGTATCCTCCGGTTTTCCAGATTTTCCTTTGATCCTCGGGCATTTCGAAAAGAAGTTGTTCCCTTGATAAAAATTGCCGTTTCTCTAAATTTAAAGAAGAAACGACAACCCGACTGAGAAGACCAGACCGGCATCTCCCGAACCGGACGACCGGAACCAAATTTTTCCGTTTCACCGGTTTACACTTTAATAGTATATAAAAACTAATATAACAAAGCAAACGATCATCGACAGGATCCCGATGGGGACGCCGTATCTGGCCCACTCCCTGCTGGTGATATTCAGTCTCCCGGCGGCGACGATGTTCGGAATATTTCCGGGGATCAGCATGCCTCCGCTGATGATCAGCCCCAGCAAAATGGATTGGATCGTCCGGTCCTCCATCAGCGGGCTGATTTCCGCGGCGGCCAAGGTGGCGTTATCCAAAGTGGCGGAAATGATGTTTATCCAATACAGGATCAGAGGATTCAGTCCCACCAAATATTCTTTAATAAACGGCTCAAAGCCGGCGCCGAGCAGCGTCAGCCCCGCGACAAACAAATAGATTTTTGCCGTCCGCAGGAAGATGGCCTTATAGCTTTCCGACAGGGGGCCGGCATCCAGCCCATCGGCAGATTCGGCCGGGCGGATGAGAACCGCCGCCAAAATGCCGTACAAGACAACCGCGGGAATGACAAACATGCCGACCAAATCGATCAAATAAAAAAACTCCGCATCCAATTTGCTGACGGTGATCGTCGACAGCGGCTCCCCGATCGGAGTCAACGCCGCGCCGAGGCCGATGGAAAAACAGGCAAAGATGGTGAACAGGATTTCGGATTTTCGGTCGTAGCGCACCACGCTGGCAACCAATACGAGCACCAGGGCGGCGATGATGGCGGTGATCACGCTAGCGACCAGCCCCAAAACGATAACGACAAGGGCGATAAAAACGCCGGAGGGCAATTTTTGTTGTACGAATAAAATGGCTTTTTCCAAAGGGGAACGGAACCATTTAAAGAGCAGCCCGGAAACGAGAACGGCGGCCGTAATATGGACCGGATCTTCGAGGGCTTTCCGGAGCAGTTCTTCGGAAAATGCATCGCTGACAAAAACGGAAATGATCCCCATGACGAACAAAAATATTTCCAGATTCGCCTCCACTTTGTGAACCGTAAAAGGCAGGACGAGCACAAGCAATAAAATGATCATCAAGCCGATCATCATCTTTTCCTCATCTCCATAAAAACCTTTCTTCCGTTTTCGGAAAGGGCTGATTCGCGGAATGAAAAAGAAAACCCCGTTTCCCAAAGAAACAAGCGGGAGAACGGCCGTTTCATTCCC
This sequence is a window from Caldibacillus debilis DSM 16016. Protein-coding genes within it:
- a CDS encoding DUF1646 family protein, producing the protein MMIGLMIILLLVLVLPFTVHKVEANLEIFLFVMGIISVFVSDAFSEELLRKALEDPVHITAAVLVSGLLFKWFRSPLEKAILFVQQKLPSGVFIALVVIVLGLVASVITAIIAALVLVLVASVVRYDRKSEILFTIFACFSIGLGAALTPIGEPLSTITVSKLDAEFFYLIDLVGMFVIPAVVLYGILAAVLIRPAESADGLDAGPLSESYKAIFLRTAKIYLFVAGLTLLGAGFEPFIKEYLVGLNPLILYWINIISATLDNATLAAAEISPLMEDRTIQSILLGLIISGGMLIPGNIPNIVAAGRLNITSREWARYGVPIGILSMIVCFVILVFIYY